Genomic segment of Dethiosulfovibrio salsuginis:
GACCGGTCGACCTATCAGATGGACCCGGCCAACGGCAGAGAGGCCATCAGGGAGGCCCTTCAGGACGAGCAGGAGGGTGCAGACCTGCTCATGGTCAAGCCCTCGCTGCTCTATTTGGACGTCCTGGCAAACCTGAGACGGGAGACCCTTCTGCCATTGGCGGCCTACATGGTCAGCGGTGAGTACATGATGCTGAGGCACGGGGCCAGGGCTGGAGCCATAGACGGCAAAAGGTCCATGATGGAGGCCCACCTGGCCCTGAAGAGGGCCGGAGCGGACATCATCATAACCTACGGGGCAAGGGAGATAGCCCGATGGCTCAGTCAGCCGTAGATTTCCTGAGGCTCGGAGGGCCGGTGGTATGGTGCATCGCCGGCCTCTCGGTGATAGCCCTGGCAGTGGTCCTTGAACGGCTGTTTTTCGCCATCCGGTCCTGGGAAAACCCCGAGCCGGTGGAGAGGGCGCTGTGCGAGGTGCTGTACAAGGGAGATCCGTCGGCTTCCACCGCCCTATGCAAAGAGAAAGACACCTCCATAAGAAGGCTCTTTCTGGCGGGGGTGAACCACTGGCAGACCGACAGAGAGTCCCTCCAGATCCTTCTAGAGGGACAGATAAGGAGGGAGACCTACCGGTGGAGCAAAGGACTGTCCGTCCTGTCCGCCATAGCCAGAATAGCCCCCCTTCTTGGGTTGCTGGGGACGGTCCTGGGCATGGTTGACATATTCCAGGCCCTTCCCGAGACAGACCAGGCCCCTATGGTCGCTCTGGCGGGGGGTATATGGAAGGCCCTGCTCACCACCGTGGCAGGCCTTGCGGTGGCGGTCCCGGCGATGCTCTGCCACTCGGTGCTCAGCGCTAAGGTGGACGACGTGGAGGAGACCCTGGCCCGGGGAGCGGACTTTCTGCTTCGGGAGAAGATGGGGAAAGGATGAGGCGGAGGGCCAACCAGGCGGAGGTCGAGCTGACTCCCCTGATAGACGTCCTGTTCATACTGATAATCTTCTTCGTCCTGACGGCGTCCTTCGTCCAGGGACAGATACCTCTTGACCTCCCCGACGGCAGGGGGACCCCCCCTCAGGAACAGGGGA
This window contains:
- a CDS encoding MotA/TolQ/ExbB proton channel family protein, translating into MAQSAVDFLRLGGPVVWCIAGLSVIALAVVLERLFFAIRSWENPEPVERALCEVLYKGDPSASTALCKEKDTSIRRLFLAGVNHWQTDRESLQILLEGQIRRETYRWSKGLSVLSAIARIAPLLGLLGTVLGMVDIFQALPETDQAPMVALAGGIWKALLTTVAGLAVAVPAMLCHSVLSAKVDDVEETLARGADFLLREKMGKG